The Oryza sativa Japonica Group chromosome 11, ASM3414082v1 DNA window GTCTTGTACAACTAGTTATACCTTTTACTATTTTCATGGTATATTATGATTAAAATCCATGATATATTTTATGTACTGGAAACTATATAAAACAGGACAAAGACTTATACTACATTCTAGTTATTAGGAGGGAGTATCCGTTCAGTATTTGACGGTAAAGATtcaattaaacttttaaaatttaaccaTCAATAAATTTTCAAATACCTAATtataaaacaaaagaaataatATACATTAATTTGTTTGGAAAATGTACCATTGATGGTCCCAATTTAAAATATTTGGCCGAATCTTACCGCAAACGTTGTCAAATACTCGTGATTAAGAGTAACAAAAAAGCAAGTGAATTTGCAATTTTGAAGGGTATTTACGTAATTAGACAACTTGCTAGGGGCAATATTGGAATCAGGGTACTTATATAAGTACACGCTCCTTCGCTCGCTGCGTGCACTGCGCCTCCGCATTTCTCGCCTCGCCCACCCCCACACGCAACCGACCGACCCATCCTTAccacccaccccaccccacgctCCCCTCCTCCGCGGGCTTGGCATTTCAACAAACACCTCGCGTGCacctccctcgccgccacctcctcgccgcgcgccgcctcccactcctcctcctcccggcctcCGCGCGCCACCGGCCTCGGCAGCTCCCCGTGGGACGCGGGGGAACAAGACGAGCccgagcaggagcaggagcaacATGGACTGGGACAGCGCCACCCCCGGCTTCCGCGCGCGGGTGAAGGACCTCACCGGGCCACTCCCGGCCGAGCGGGAAGGGGTTGACGTCAAGGAGGAGAGGCTCCATGAAGCGGTGGAGCTCGCCGTCGACTTCCACTCGGCGCTCGCGTACCACGTCGTGGGATACGTGCGCGCCGCGCTCGGGGAGGACGAGTTGGCGCTCGATTCCCTTCGCCTCGCCAGGGATCTCGCCCCCAGCGACCTCGGCATCGCCTTCACCCTCGCCAAGAGGTACGCCGCTAGGGAGCAGTTTGATCTGGCGGTGGAAGCGTGCCAACGCGCGCTCGGCCGAGGTGACGCTGATCTCGTCGACCCGCAGCTAAACGCCGTCTTCGAGTCCCGCCACTTGGAGCCGAGCAAAGAGGCGCGGATCTCCACTGCTAAGAATGGCCTCAAGCAACTCCTTATCTCCGCCTTGTCGAAGATCGCCATCCCGATGGCCCGAGATCGTTGGAACGGCATGAGCGAGGAGACGCGCCGCAGTTTCCTGACAGTGGGTATTGACGAGATGGTAGCATACTGCTGTGCTAAGCCGTCTGACGAGTGTCAGATGAGTGCTCTCACTGGTGCACTGGACTTTGTGAAGGACAATAGAGAATGGATCTGCTGGCTGTGCCCTCAATGCGAAATGACTTTCCTCACTGCGAAGACCTTCCAGTTGCATGTTGAGGATGATGAGTTCTCCCGGTCCCAGGAGTTCAAAGAATCGCTGTTGTTTGTGCCGGAGAGGATATCTGATGAACAGACAGAGTTTATTAAGTGTTGGACTCTGCCATCTGATGTCAATCCTACTGAAGAAGCTGAGGGAGAAAAGATCTTGACCAAGATCAAGAGTACATTTCAGTACCTCAAGGATAAGAAGGCTCTATCTGTTGATCTTTTTGACAACCTGATCAAATTCACGAAAAACCGGATTGAAGAAGCTGTTACCCAAAATTATAGCTGCATTACTTCTCTGGACCCTGGAGGGCTTCTGTTGCTGGGGACTTATCTGGATTTGCTTCGATTGAGGGTTGGTGATGCCGAGCAGGATAGCCGTGATAATTTTGGTGGGGGAGTTGTTCAAGACGCTTGCGTTCTATCTATAGGTACTGATGAGAATGTGCTAAGAATTACTGATGGTTCTAGCAATCAAGATGCTCTGTTTAGCTGGCTATCTAGACCTTCAAGACAAGACCCATTTACATCATGGGACAACATGAGGCAAGCCTGTCTAGATAAGGGAACTCATGCCCTTGGAAAGTTGAATGGAAGGGCCGCTGCATTGATAGAGAAAGTTAATCTGAAACGTGGCTTAACAGCGACGCAGACTTATGAAGCTTATTTTGGTGAAAAGGTTCCTTTTACTATATCCTGAATTTCTGTTTGCTCAATATCCTTTCAGATAGTGTTTGGACCTTCCTGACCAATCTTTTAAGCTTGGCTGTAAAATGTGCAGGCTAAAATAGATATTGAGATCATGCAATTGGTTGCCGAAGTTgataatttgaagaaaaaccTCTTGGAAGTCTGCACTTATGATTATCGTGAAATCATTTTACCAGCTATGAAAGATTTCCTATGGGTTAGTCTAGTTCTTGTATGTTATTTGACTTTGATAAATAATACTACTTTGCTTATCATTGTTTTCATGGTTGCACTCATGCAGGCTAAACTGTGTAATGTTCCACCTAAAGGGGTCTCAAGTTCTGAGGGTGATAAAGTTTCTGAGGCAAGTATTGAAAACAGAGATCCAGTTCAAGAAGATATTAATGTAAGTTGTAACACGAACATGATGTTCTTTCTTTACTCTGAAGATATATCAGCTTTGATTAGTTTCACTTAATCATCTTTGCATGATTGTATGCTTAACAGGCAGGTCTCAATATCATCAGTCCTGAATCAGTCTTACAAGAAGATGATGGAAAAGCTACCGAGGACAATCTACAGGGTGGAGATTCAACTGTGCCCGACTGTAATGGTGTCGAAGAGCTTCCAGGCGATAGTAAAGTAATTAACGGTTCAATATTttcttacttaaaaaaataacagtaTCATCGTGCTTTAGCTTCTCATTCACTGCATGCACTGGCTTAGTTTCATTTCATGCTTTACAGTACTGAACAAAGAAAAATGTTCTGATTTTAGGTACTGCAATCTGGCAAGAAGCTTGAGTTGCCTCCAAGAGCTAACACAAGGTAAGCATGCTTATGTTGGGTGTAGCTTGCTTCCTTGAAATTGTTATTTGCTGGATTTCGCTCTTGTTTTAGACTATAGCTTTCTGGACTTGTTCCACTATATTATGTTCCCATTTTCCTATTTAATGTATTTTCTGTAAAGTTTATTGAGCTTTCTGTTATGCTTTTGACCCAGTGAGTATATCTCATATCACcatgatatatatatccaaTGATGTATATATCCATGTCTAAGGGTTatctcaatatttttttctgaaagaaaaTCGGTAGTTCTGCCTTATCAATtaagggggagaaagataggGACGACTACAGAGTTCAGTTTACAAGTtttgcaaagaagaaaaccaactAATACTAACTGTTAACAAACTACCCTAATTAAAAGGAACGGATGAGAAGGTTCTCTGGCACAAATCTGTTTGACACCAGCTGTTACAAACTACCCTAATTAAAAGGAACGGATAAGAAGGTTCTCTGGCTCAATCTGTTCGACAGTATTGCTATATATATCGAGTCTAGGTCCTGCTTGACAAACTTTGCATCTTTTGGATCGCTATATACAAAAAACTTAGGGCCTTCAGGAGTTCTTCTGCGCAGTCTCTCCTTTGCACGGGAGAAGATTCGAACGTGGGGGAGTCCAGCATAGATAGGGAACCTATCTTGATTTCCAGACAGCAAGAATCGTGAGTAAATCCCATATGTACCATGTGCAGCTGCCTGCATGGATCTGGTTATACCTAAAGGGAAGGAGTCCGATGGAAAGGGCATCGCTGCACCTAGCAAATTTATCTTGGTCATTTGTATATCAATTACTTGCTGATGATTGAATCCGACTGGAATACGTATAATTAATGGGGCTGTTCATCCAAACAGTACATTGATGGGCTACATTGAGTAAATAATGAATTCAGTCAGTTTTCCTACTTTGAGTCTGGGTCGCCCAAGTAGAGGCATGGTACAACTCAAAAGGGCTCAATACTTCTATACTATATAATAGGTACTCTTAGGTGCGTAGGAGCATATGCTTTGTAGTATTTGACAGATTACAGcccaaatttcaaaattatatttgaGAGGGATTTGCTTGGATTCTGAATGTTTTTTCAAAACAGACTTACAAGTTCTTGGCCAAAACTTGTGGAGAGTAACCTAATTTTACAATTGCAACCGTAATTTGTGCTTGAATCCAGGTGTTTTTGCTTACTGGTTTTTCATTCTGATGGTTTGGTTGGATGATATAGGAGCAAGTGGCATCGTTGTTTGTTTAATGTGTTTGTAAAATTTGCATCATTAGTTATCTTATTCCGATGGTTTAGGTAAATTTAGATTCCCCTGAATAAGTGCTAGGGATTAAAATATGATCCAGAAGGGTATTCCGAGTGTAACTTTTCGGCATCAACAATATTTTACTAGAGAAAATTTGAATGCCCTCCCTGTCTCCCTCTGGAATATTTAGTGCACCAAATGTCCACACTGTTAGATTAATTTCTTCATATTCATGAACCTGCATGGGGAGCcatgtgttattttttttaaatgtgaaACAGGAGGGAAGCGCCTATCATCTGTTTGCATATTCCTGGTCCTTCATTAACACAGGACATGTTACTAACTGCATGTATGTTTGGCACAGCACCTTGGGAAGCTCAGAGACTCCTATGGAAAAGGAAAACAAGACTTCCTCACCATCTGGTATatgtttattatattttttctatatcttATGTCATCCAGAATACCATGGTAACCACATGTGGTTGTAGGCTTGTACCCATTGTATTTCAGTATTTCACATCCACTGTGGACTATACAAAATAAAATGATGTGCTTTACCTGATGGACTGTCATGAAATTCTAGCGACCACTATCTAATGCATCGCTATTCATAAGAAACTTCCTGCCATTCTCTCACCAGTCACCAGTGAAAACACTCATTTGTTCTGGCTGGGAAAATCTTGTAAGCAGATTACTCTGGCTCAAATGAAGGGAGTGCAAACATTTCGAGCAATGGAGTAACTGGAACTGCCTATCCAAATAGTGAAAATGAACTAAAGTCCTTGTTTTCGGCTCTCCTGGTAACTCCTTTGTGACTCTCCAGATTCTCTTATTTACCTATTATTTTATGATGTTTCTCATAGCCTCCAAACACCCATGCAGTCATTGTGGCACTTAAGGCCCTTCACTgataagttcatgaagaaagcaccGCTTTATCCTCATTTTGGAGTTTCTGGAAAAGATCGGAATTGTATGCTGTGCTACTTGTTCCATAGTTTCAATGCTTTTAGTGATAAGAGTGACTCTACAGCAACTTATCGACTGAGCTGTTTGAGACCTTCTTTTATCAAGATTTTAGAAGAGGCGAATGTTTCGTTGAAGGTTTGTCCTTCAGCCTCTTGTGCCTTTTTttctgacctttttttttcttgctatcTCCTGAAAAAGAATAGATCAATAACTTTTCAAATATTATTTTCTTCACTTATAACTCACTAGAAAGTATAATCAAGAAAAaacttaattataaaaaaactatatttgtTTAAATAAACTATTCCTCCATATTGTCAGCACAGAAAATTTGGCTTCACTAATCAGTAGGAATTATCATGATGCAAAATCTTCATTCCAGCATGAACTGGATTGGTTTTAGGCACTACTTATTCCCCAGCTATTGTTACTGTAGTTAGagaaaaatagcaagaaaacaTCCCAAATTCCAACTACCTAGCACATTCTAGCAGTCTTCTTTTTTGTCACTGTGGTTTCCAGAACTTGTATGGCGTTAACAATTTTTCTCCAGAACTAGTACAACTTAATAGGGAAAAACAAATCAACTATTAAAATGCTCTATAGACCAAAGGTTCATGTTAAACTTTTTCCCCTCTACCTAAATGATCTTACCTGCTATAAATTCAATTCAAGTCCAAAACAGCATCGCTACTTTTGTTCCTGACCTAATTGCTTTGCTACATCCTAAGTGGATAAACTCTTGCAGAAAGAGCAATTAAATTACTTCTAGAATGAGGATCTTAGCATAAATGTGCAATGTTTCATAATACTAACAATATTTTATTCTGGTTGCAGGAGGAAACAAATTTGGCAGTGAAATATATAGAAATAGTGCTTAACATGGTGCATACATCAGAAACTGCTAAATGTATCAGCAACAACAGTAAAAACATTCTGTACAAAACAACACTCTTCTCCAGTTGTCCTGATCATAGATGCCTCTCGCATGAACTTTTTGGGATGCACAAGAATGCAACAGAGAGCACATATTTTCTCAACGTTGGTGCAAGTGAACTGCGGAATATTGAGGTGTGCTTCAGTGCTTTCTTGTTTCCTTGTTGGATTAGCTTGTTGTAGATAATGCGTTTGTAAACTTTGTCATTTATTAAATTGACTTATGCTTCCTCTCTAGATGAACACTTTtgccgatgtcataaaatctgTCGACAAGAAGTTTCACTGTAATACTGAGAGTAATGCTCACAATCATCCGCCATGTTACTTCACAACTGGTAATGTTGCTTGTTTCAATTAAGACTGAAGTATAATCATGTGACTACATTTACACTATATAGTTGAGAACGTACTGATGGGCAGTGGAAATTAAATGCGGCCGCTTTGGTCTTTTGCACTAACCAAATCAAACCAACTTTACTGGTCTGCAAATGACATCCTTCAGTATAGTCAATGCAACATAAATAACTAGAGATTTTTGACAAATATTATTGGACCGACTAAACACAATAAATCATTATGTAATTCATGTTATGTTCATTTTGTGGTAATTTACACTAAAACTAATTTTGTTCTCTTTGTATATTGCTTTGTCACAGCTTTTGGCTATCCAAGTGAGAATGATAGCCATCTTGTCTCTGGATTACTGGTCAGCATAGCTGCCCCCTTGGACATTAATCCTGTTTATGAAGGCCTGCACTCAGAATGCAAGTATACTATGGTTTCTGCGGTATGTGCAGATCAAAACTTTTATTCTCGGattcatatttttaaatcaATTTGTCCAATATTATATGGCAATGGCCCCAGGACCTGTTCCAGGTTTAAGTCAAATATTAGAAATTTTTCTGTTTACAAAGAGTTTTCCGTTTCAATTTTCTTCCTGATTGAGGTTGATCATCAGGTTTGCTAACAGGTGAGAGCTTGTGTGATTGCATTTAGTGATGCTTTGTTGAGTTCCACTAGTGTTATAGTCTTGGGTATGCAAATTGGACGTGTCTGTATACTCTTGCGAGAGGGTAAAATGGCATGGCATTTGTTACATTTGTACTTATCAGCTGTTGATGTTCTTGCAACCGTCCCAAAAGTGATTTTCCTATAGTTTTGGTCATAAACCATTGATCTTATGAACTTAGCCATGACATTGCAATTCAAACTAGAAAAAACAGGGATTTAGCTGCATTGTTTTGTTGGCATCAAGGTGAAACGCAGAATTTGATTTAGAAAGCAATCAAGCTTAGCCACCTTATCCAGTAGAACGGAATACTAGTACAGGGTATTGGGACATGAAAGGTGGAGCTTATTCTCAATCGAAACTAAGAAGAAGAGGGCACATTTTAACATAGGGGACATGCAAACAATGTCAAGAGCAAATTTGCCGCTCCGCTGTCACATGGGTATTATGCAATTATTTCTTCATTCCGGTTTCTTTTGTTATACACAACATATTGTGTGAACTGAATATTTGATTGGAATAGTTCCGTTGGTTCCCTTGGGTCAATGCCATTGTAGGTAATATAATTAAAATTTCTCCCTCAGGATATTTTGTCCATTTTATTCGTCTCATCACCCTGAAACTTCTTTTCTTTCATAATTTCTTCATAACAGTATACCACCAGCTTGACCAATTACCTTTTTGTCATAGTTATGTTTTTCACCTCTGTAAGTACATAGTTAAAATATACTATTACACAAATGATCAATGCTTGACATACAATCTACTAACATTATCAGGTATTTCGTGCTGAGGGGCGAGATATCTGCCTTGCTCGAGAAGAGGAGAAGTGGCTTGTATATGATAACTCACTCAGGGAAGTCAAGGCAAGTTTGACTCGCATTTATCCTGCATTTTCTTTTGGCCTTTTGCCAGATAACCCCTTTTCATGACGAGACTTTCTCCATGCAGGAATTTGATTCATGGGAGAAAGTGCTTGAAGAATACAGTCGTTCCAGTTTCTGTCCACAGATAATCTTCTTCGAGCGTATCGACCCAGTTTCAGAGGCCGCGGGCACAGAAGTCACAGTCTAGACAACTGCTTACAGTTCTACCTGGAAACCGAATCAGGGGGCTATTTTTGATGGCTGAGTAATCACCTTTTTAGTTAGAATACAGATAGCTTGATGACGCAAAGCTGAATTTTCTGTCATGTACTGTCGATATGGCTTTCGTCTCTATATGCCTTGTCCTTAGCTTTACAGTTCTACTACCAGATATCATACGCAGCGCAGGGTAGTAAGTATTCCAGTTATGCACTACTTTTAGGATGATATACCAGGTATCTTAATTACTTCGAAACAGCTTTTCTTGAGTCCAGTTCTTGCACGAGTGTGGCCTTGGGACTGTTGCTGTGATTGAGAATTGGTCCTTGATCAGTTGATCCTTCCCTGCAGcgaaaagtttttttaaaaaaaatgtttgatgtGGCTATAGAATTGTAGGTTACCATTGAATGAGGCAGTCCTCTGATCCTCTCCCTGGAGCACACCAGGGATTGCAACCGTTGCTGAATCTTTGTTCTGATGCTGATTGTGCTTTGAGATCATCACACCGGCGTGGCACATACGTTCATGTCGTATATACTGGAGTTTACATAATTTGCTTGGCGAGATCGACACTTTTTTGCTGACCTTGATCATCTAGGCTAGAAGAAAGGTATCCCTGTCGTTTGTTTGTTCTTTCTGGTTGCTACATGCTCCTGCAAAATTGCAAATACCGTGATTGCCAGAATGAATGTTGTGGGCTTACAATGAGTAGAGACCAGATATCCTATTCTCCTGTGCTTTTATGGGGCACAATCATGTAGTATATAGTCTATATACCAACTTGTGTGTCGTCTATTTCTTCTTCTGGTTGCGTTGTAGAATTGCAATTTTTGCCACTACCGTGATTGCCGTACCAGGGATTTTTGGGTTTATAACAATATATTATCTGAAAGCAAAATGCACTGCGAAATGAACGATATGACAAAATGCACTGCAAAATATACAGTATGATTTGCGTCGTTGATGTCCGAAAGGTTGCTGGACTCGATCACGACGAGCATTGAGCGAGGGAAACGGCTGGTTCACCCGGGCTGgaggtaggggtgaaaacgggtcGGGTTCGGTCGGATCTCATCCTTTCCGTATCCTAACCCACATTTTAAAATAGGGATCGGGTCGGGCACGGATATTATCGGATACGAATACAAGCACGGATAATGTCGGGATTAAATACGGAACAAATACGTACCAAGTCGGATACGAACACTATCGGTTACGAATCCTTATTCGGATATCAAATCAAAGCAATAACCATATATACCACATAGGCAATAGTCGTTCAATCATTCCATATACGtataatatgaatatatattaGAGACTTAGGGAATGGTAATACCTATCAGCACAACAGAACCAAAGTAGGCGTACAGACTCAAATACTCAATGGTGTAGACCATAGTTCACGGTTCAGCATTTTGCTTTACGTTGTTGCTCCTCCACACTTGTAACTTTGTCCTTGACACAGATACTAGTGTTTGCATTACCACTAGCCATTCTATCCTAATCCTATAGCCAAACagtaaaagtaaaataaaacacTGAACTTCAAGTCGTAAGGTGATGTTGATAAAGCAATAAAACACTGAACTTTTGCTCACCTGGATGAGCTGCTGAGAGGTGACTACCGGAAGAGATGGTCGGCGCCTCGGCGGTGGTAGGCGGGGCCTTGcgacggtggtcggcggcggtcAACAGCGGCCAGCGGccagcgggcgcgggcgcgcagCAGCGTAGCCACTAGCAGCTAGCACAGCGCCTAGCGGCTAGCAtgcacgacgccggcggcggcgccggctgtgCGCCTGTGCCTCAGTGCCAGTGGTTGGTTGCTCGCGTGCGGCATGCGGCGCCCTCAGGCTGATGCCTGCTCGTCTCCCTGGTGGTTGTAGCAGTTCGGGTCATATACGGGTAGTTAACCGGCTAATACCCGCATAATTTACCGGATACTCTGTATCCGTCAGATACTATCCTCCCGAACCCGATCTCGTATCCGCTAGAAAAAATTCGTATTTGAATCCGATATCCGTGAAAGTACTCGGGTACCCGAATTTTTGACCCAAATTTATCCCAGATTAatacgggcgggcggcggacgggaAATACCCgccccgttttcacccctagctgGAGGCAGACGCATGAACAGACCTTCAGGATTTAGATGCTGAGATTCAATTGCTAAGTAGTCGCTGGTGCGAATCTAGATTTTAGCTTCTAGATTCTATAGTTACACATTCTCAAAATTTAGATGAGAATCTTAACCATTTGGAAGAGCAACCTGGAAATCTACAAGTTACGAGAAACTATCATAAATAGAACCTCAATCTACCACCATCCTGGATATTTGCACAGTTGCACTCAATCTACCATCGTGTTTACCATTGTGTTGACGGTTCTAGTCCCGAGCATTTTGTTCAGGTCCTCATCGGTTGCCtattccctaataagccaaaactttttattaggaaataaaatttataatttataagtaaaaattttatatacatgttttagCAACTTAAAAACTAGGGTAAtttagaaccatgccattataattttgcaaagtttgagatatgccatcggtatctcaatgacatgcaagatctacatgagtcaatgacatgtgggttaggatggcatatctcaaattttgcaaaattataatggcatggtttcaATTTTCCCTAAAAACTAATGCTATTAAAATTATcgtaaaatcaactttaaaactaaatttaaaatttaaaattttagttttgGCTTTATCTATTACTCCAGCCAACGGAGCTATCAGTTTTACTTATCTCCAAAACAAAATCTGGTGCAGGAAGCCAGGAATATCTCTCTGCGGTTCGAGCCTTGGGCCCCGTAGGCCCAAGTCCATCCTCCCCCTACCGCTGCCCCCTATAAGTACACGTCACCTTTGCCATCTAGACATCCACGATTCCACGCCTCATTAGTCATTAAACCCTCTTCTATCCCCCCACACCACCGCTTCCCCCcaatcgccgccgctcgccgctcgccgctcgccgccgccgtcgcctcgcctcctcgctccaaccgcttcgccgccggcgagcgggttTGACCCCTCCTGCGCCGCACACCTCGGCCGCGCTGCGATCCCTTCCTCCCGCTCTCCGCACACGCCTCGACCTCGCCGCGGCATTTCGACGAGCACCACGCGCGCTAGCAAAAGCAGCCcccgcgatcgatcgatggccaACGACGGCAAGGACGTGAGGAAGGTGGCTAGGGCGGTGCTGATGCGGGACTACGACGGGGACCACGGGGGGGCGCTGGAGCGCGCCGGGAAGCTCGCGCGCGACCACCCCGGGTCGGCGATCGCGCTCCGGCTCGTCGGGGACCTCAACCACGCCGCGGCGATCAGGGTGCGGAAGGTGATCGAGATCGGTGGGAGTCTGGGCCGCGCCGCGGAGCGGGACGCGAGCGCGCACCTCGCGGCGGCACGCGACGCGCTCTCCGAGGCAAGGCGGCTCGTCCCCGACTGCGTCGGCATCGCCACCGCGCTCGGCGACGTGCTCGTCGGCTCCTCCATGGCCGAAAAAGCGGAGCAAGCGTACACCTCGGCGCTGGCCATCCCACTCCCCGTCGACCCGGCGCTGCACAACGCGGCGTACTGCCTCCACGGCCGGGACCGCACCACCGTGAACGCGAGGGTGAAGGATGCCAGGGAGAAGGCCAACCTCGCCTACGGCCGCTTCAAGAAGAAGGTGGTCGATGAGTGGGTGGCCGAGATGCTCCAATTCCTTCGCGGCGATCTCCTCCGGAAGAACCCGCGCGCGTCGGCGAAGGAGATCCTCAAGGCGCAGCGCGACGCGATGGTGGAGGCGCGCAAGAAGGCGAAGAGCATGGTCGACGCTATGCCGAACTCGGCCCGCGCGCAGTGCTTCCACGGCCTCATGGACCTCAATTTCGTGTACCTCCTCGACGAGGCCATCGACAAGCGGAGCGCCCTGCGGCGGAGCACCCTGGCCATCTTGGACCGCGCCGCGGAGAGGTTCCCCAAATCGTTGGTGATCGCCTCCTTCCGCGCCAAGCTCCTGTACATCCTGGGCGACTACGACGCCGCGGAGCGCGACTGCCGGCGAGGGTACACCATGAAGAATCCCGATGACCCAGCGGATGATTGCATCCCACCTGGTTCCATAGGCGGGGAGAACAAGGGCGACAGGCTGATTACTCATGTCAGCGAGTTCCATGAGCTGATCAACAAGATCGTGAGGACGGCCAATTTGTACTGGAATTCCATGACACAAGAGCAAAGGGGCGAGTTCCTAAGCGTGAGGTTCGATGAACTACAAGAAGACTACAACAAGGTTGATCGATCTTCGTTCACCATGTCGGATGTGCTGAGATTTGGGGAGAAACACAATTCTTACAGGTTCTGGGTTTGTCCCTTGTGTGGTAGTGGTAGCAGTAGCAAGAAGCATACAGACACCGTCTCGCTGTTGTCACACATGTGCAGCAAGCACCAAAGGGCAGTATTGCCGAGGCTGCGGTCAGTTCTAGATCAAGAGCTGGATCGCAGTGCATTTGAAGATGATGAGTACTCTTTCAACAAGGTGATTTTCTCTCAAGATTCTGATCAGCGCAACATTGTCTGCTTCGAAGAGAGAGATCAGATGTTCAAATGGCTGTTTGATAAACCCTCAAGTGGAGTACGAACACTGGCGCTCACTGAATTAATAGAAACAAAACGCAGGACAGGAGCTTTGCTCCTTGACAATATCAAGGAGAAGTTGAAGACTTTGGCTACAGATAAATCTAGTACTGAGGTTTGACATTTTTATATCTAAATGGATCCTTTTTTGCTGGTATTAATTTTACATGAGATCAATTTGTTTATTTGCATTGCAGTTCGCCGAGGCTCTTCCAGGAATCCAGGAATCGTGGATTAAATTTGTTAAAGAAACTGCTGTGGATTATAGAGCACTCATCTTGGCGATTGGAAGATCATTGTTATGGGTTTGT harbors:
- the LOC4350853 gene encoding uncharacterized protein isoform X2, coding for MANDGKDVRKVARAVLMRDYDGDHGGALERAGKLARDHPGSAIALRLVGDLNHAAAIRVRKVIEIGGSLGRAAERDASAHLAAARDALSEARRLVPDCVGIATALGDVLVGSSMAEKAEQAYTSALAIPLPVDPALHNAAYCLHGRDRTTVNARVKDAREKANLAYGRFKKKVVDEWVAEMLQFLRGDLLRKNPRASAKEILKAQRDAMVEARKKAKSMVDAMPNSARAQCFHGLMDLNFVYLLDEAIDKRSALRRSTLAILDRAAERFPKSLVIASFRAKLLYILGDYDAAERDCRRGYTMKNPDDPADDCIPPGSIGGENKGDRLITHVSEFHELINKIVRTANLYWNSMTQEQRGEFLSVRFDELQEDYNKVDRSSFTMSDVLRFGEKHNSYRFWVCPLCGSGSSSKKHTDTVSLLSHMCSKHQRAVLPRLRSVLDQELDRSAFEDDEYSFNKVIFSQDSDQRNIVCFEERDQMFKWLFDKPSSGVRTLALTELIETKRRTGALLLDNIKEKLKTLATDKSSTEFAEALPGIQESWIKFVKETAVDYRALILAIGRSLLWRKLKKCMSEDPEVGARRISAADIDEVFVIVAYNSGSSAVEDKTEAHMSSHSDAAQKMNGNHQESDFHAENRSSGTIVDMKPQDPPTNMEGNGNKLDEQMEKLDIDPNSVRSSAIPQSSTPNGNGSPHILDKIIDIVM
- the LOC4350853 gene encoding uncharacterized protein isoform X1; this encodes MANDGKDVRKVARAVLMRDYDGDHGGALERAGKLARDHPGSAIALRLVGDLNHAAAIRVRKVIEIGGSLGRAAERDASAHLAAARDALSEARRLVPDCVGIATALGDVLVGSSMAEKAEQAYTSALAIPLPVDPALHNAAYCLHGRDRTTVNARVKDAREKANLAYGRFKKKVVDEWVAEMLQFLRGDLLRKNPRASAKEILKAQRDAMVEARKKAKSMVDAMPNSARAQCFHGLMDLNFVYLLDEAIDKRSALRRSTLAILDRAAERFPKSLVIASFRAKLLYILGDYDAAERDCRRGYTMKNPDDPADDCIPPGSIGGENKGDRLITHVSEFHELINKIVRTANLYWNSMTQEQRGEFLSVRFDELQEDYNKVDRSSFTMSDVLRFGEKHNSYRFWVCPLCGSGSSSKKHTDTVSLLSHMCSKHQRAVLPRLRSVLDQELDRSAFEDDEYSFNKVIFSQDSDQRNIVCFEERDQMFKWLFDKPSSGVRTLALTELIETKRRTGALLLDNIKEKLKTLATDKSSTEFAEALPGIQESWIKFVKETAVDYRALILAIGRSLLWRKLKKCMSEDPEVGARRISAADIDEVFVIVAYNSGSSAVEDKTEAHMSSHSDAAQKMNGNHQESDFHAENRSSGTIVDMKPQDPPTNMEGNGNKLDEQMEKLDIDPNSVRSSAIPQSSTPNGNGSPHILGSSSQFSDESAQISIYQKEC
- the LOC4350852 gene encoding uncharacterized protein — encoded protein: MDWDSATPGFRARVKDLTGPLPAEREGVDVKEERLHEAVELAVDFHSALAYHVVGYVRAALGEDELALDSLRLARDLAPSDLGIAFTLAKRYAAREQFDLAVEACQRALGRGDADLVDPQLNAVFESRHLEPSKEARISTAKNGLKQLLISALSKIAIPMARDRWNGMSEETRRSFLTVGIDEMVAYCCAKPSDECQMSALTGALDFVKDNREWICWLCPQCEMTFLTAKTFQLHVEDDEFSRSQEFKESLLFVPERISDEQTEFIKCWTLPSDVNPTEEAEGEKILTKIKSTFQYLKDKKALSVDLFDNLIKFTKNRIEEAVTQNYSCITSLDPGGLLLLGTYLDLLRLRVGDAEQDSRDNFGGGVVQDACVLSIGTDENVLRITDGSSNQDALFSWLSRPSRQDPFTSWDNMRQACLDKGTHALGKLNGRAAALIEKVNLKRGLTATQTYEAYFGEKAKIDIEIMQLVAEVDNLKKNLLEVCTYDYREIILPAMKDFLWAKLCNVPPKGVSSSEGDKVSEASIENRDPVQEDINAGLNIISPESVLQEDDGKATEDNLQGGDSTVPDCNGVEELPGDSKVLQSGKKLELPPRANTSTLGSSETPMEKENKTSSPSDYSGSNEGSANISSNGVTGTAYPNSENELKSLFSALLSLWHLRPFTDKFMKKAPLYPHFGVSGKDRNCMLCYLFHSFNAFSDKSDSTATYRLSCLRPSFIKILEEANVSLKEETNLAVKYIEIVLNMVHTSETAKCISNNSKNILYKTTLFSSCPDHRCLSHELFGMHKNATESTYFLNVGASELRNIEMNTFADVIKSVDKKFHCNTESNAHNHPPCYFTTAFGYPSENDSHLVSGLLVSIAAPLDINPVYEGLHSECKYTMVSAVFRAEGRDICLAREEEKWLVYDNSLREVKEFDSWEKVLEEYSRSSFCPQIIFFERIDPVSEAAGTEVTV